A single genomic interval of Acidovorax sp. 1608163 harbors:
- the rplC gene encoding 50S ribosomal protein L3: MSLSNSLGLLGRKVGMMRLFTDDGDAVPVTVVDVSNNRVTQIKTQENDGYVALQVTFGSRKASRVTKPEAGHLAKAGVEAGEIIQEFRVTADTAAQYQAGASVAVTSVFSVGQKVDVQGTSIGKGYAGTIKRHNMASQRASHGNSRSHNVPGSIGMAQDPGRVFPGKRMTGHLGDVTKTTQNLDVIRIDEARQLLLIKGAIPGSKGGFVTVRPAVKAKASKGAN, encoded by the coding sequence ATGAGTCTGAGCAACTCCCTGGGGTTGCTGGGTCGCAAGGTGGGCATGATGCGTCTGTTCACTGATGATGGGGACGCAGTGCCTGTCACAGTGGTTGATGTTTCTAACAACCGTGTTACCCAGATCAAAACCCAAGAGAACGATGGCTACGTGGCCCTGCAGGTCACGTTCGGTTCGCGCAAAGCATCGCGTGTTACCAAGCCAGAAGCCGGTCACCTTGCTAAGGCAGGTGTGGAAGCCGGTGAAATCATCCAAGAATTCCGCGTGACGGCTGACACCGCTGCCCAGTACCAAGCTGGCGCATCTGTGGCTGTAACGTCCGTGTTTTCCGTGGGTCAAAAGGTCGACGTGCAAGGTACTTCGATTGGTAAGGGCTACGCCGGTACCATCAAGCGCCACAACATGGCTTCGCAACGTGCTTCGCACGGTAACAGCCGTTCGCACAACGTGCCCGGCTCGATCGGTATGGCACAAGACCCAGGTCGTGTGTTCCCCGGCAAGCGCATGACTGGCCACCTGGGCGACGTCACCAAGACCACGCAAAACCTCGATGTCATTCGCATCGATGAAGCGCGTCAACTGCTCTTGATCAAGGGCGCTATTCCGGGCTCCAAGGGTGGGTTCGTGACAGTGCGTCCCGCCGTCAAGGCCAAAGCCTCTAAAGGAGCGAACTAA
- the rpsJ gene encoding 30S ribosomal protein S10 gives MSKQKIRIRLKAFDYKLIDQSAAEIVDTAKRTGAIVKGPVPLPTRMKRFDILRSPHVNKTSRDQLEIRTHQRLMDIVDPTDKTVDALMKLDLPAGVDVEIKLQ, from the coding sequence ATGTCCAAGCAAAAAATCCGCATCCGCCTGAAGGCGTTCGATTACAAGTTGATCGATCAGTCTGCTGCTGAGATCGTTGACACAGCCAAGCGCACCGGTGCGATTGTCAAGGGCCCTGTGCCACTGCCAACCCGCATGAAGCGTTTTGACATTCTGCGTTCGCCGCACGTCAACAAGACCAGCCGTGACCAGCTTGAAATCCGTACGCACCAACGCCTGATGGACATCGTTGATCCAACAGACAAGACGGTGGACGCACTGATGAAGCTCGACCTGCCTGCTGGCGTGGACGTCGAAATCAAGCTGCAGTAA